In Silurus meridionalis isolate SWU-2019-XX chromosome 11, ASM1480568v1, whole genome shotgun sequence, the sequence tgtgtgaagCTGATTAGCGCTAATCTGTACTTAAACTCTAATCCTGTTAGATTAATGTGGAGCTAAACAAACACTTCATTACTGAaacacctctgtgtgtgtgtgtgtgtgtgtgtgtgtgtgtgtgtgtgtgtgcgtgcgtgcgtgtgtgtgtgtatgtatgtgtgtgcatatatatgtgtttgtgcatgtgtgttgcatgtgtgtgtgtttatgtgtatgtatctatatgcgtgtttgtgtttatatatgtttatgtatgttcatgtgtgtatgtgtgggtgcaTATATGcttgtctatgtgtgtgtatatgtgtatgtatgtatgtatgtatgtgtgtgtgtttatatgtttatgtatgtatgtgtgtgtgtatgtgtgtgtgtgtttgtgtgtgtgtgtgtgtatgtgtatgtgtgggtgtatgcatgtgtatatgtgtgtggtatatgtgtatatgtgtttgtatgtgtgtgtatatgtgtgtgtgtgtatttgtgtgtaggaggtgtgtaAGGTTCCTGGGTGATGGTGAGGTGACAGTGAGAATGATGTTGAGGTTCTCTGCTCCGTTCTCATTGTTGTGGTGTGTGTCGGGGTTCCTGTACCTGCGCGCTCTCAGCACCATCTCAGTGACAGACTGCAGCTCTGTGATGTGCTGTAACTCCGCCTTCACCTTCCTGCTCAGCTGGATCTGCCTTAAGGAGCGCTTCCTGGGAGTCAGGgtcatctaacacacacacactcacacacacacactcacactcacacacatgttgATACATACACTATGAATTCAGAACAGCTaaaccccacccccaccccgtCCCCTCTTGCCCCTCCCACTCAGGTGGTAGCAGTGATCCTCTCTATAACAGGAATCGTGATGTTAGCGTACTCTGACGGATTCTACAGTGACTCTATCACCGGAGTGGCTCTGGGGGTCGGATCAGCCTCCTGCTCTGCGctctataatgtgtgtgtgtgtgtgtgtgtgtgtgtgtgtgtgtgtgttagatgtagatatagatatagGGTGACACTGtgcagtatatatgtgtgtttgtttatggtTGTGTTTAGTTTAGGTTGTTTAGTAACAGTGCGTGTCTGGGCTGTGTATCATTTTTCAGGTGTTGTACAGGAAGCGTGTAGGGACACTTGATCCTGCCCCGGcgagtgttgtgttgtgttgtgtgggtCTATGTGCACTTGTGTTACACTCATGGGTGTGTGTGCTGCTGTATGTTACACACGTGGAGTTCTGGCCACCATCTCAGCCCATGCCCTGGAACACACTCTGCACCACAGCCTCACTGCTTctcggtacacacacacacacacacacacacacacacacacacacacacacagtgcactgcAGAGGAACACTACACTGACCAGTAGTGTGCTCCTGCAGTAATGTCACATGCATActgtaactctgtgtgtgtgtgtgtgtgtgtgtgtgtgtgtgtgtgtgtgtgtgtgtgtgtgtgtgtttgtgtgtgtatgtgtgtttgtgttgcagTGTTTAATGTGCTAGTGAACATGGGAGGAGTGTGCACTACCCTGAGCTCATCTCACTCGGGATCCTGCTCACAGTTCCAGCCAGCGCAGGTTCACACTCACTGCAGTCCACAGTCACATGACCACATGGAACTGAGACACATCTGAATACTGATGTATGTTATTTCAGAATTAATctctcgctgtgtgtgtgtgtgtgtgtgtgtgtgtgtgtgtgtctatacacAGCGGTGGATGTGTGGCTGTTGGAGGCTCCGCCCCTCAGTGACATGCGGTTGATGGCGTTCGTTTTGATCTCGGCTGCATTTGTGTTGCTGCTGTTTCCTGAAGACTGGGACGAGAAATTACTGCAGTCTATCAGTTCAGTGTGGAGTCAAACAACAATCAacacctaacacacactaacacacttaacacacacttaacacacactaacacacttaacacacactaacacacctaacacacctaacacacactaacacacctaCCACACTtaacacacttaacacacactaacacacctaacaaacttaacacacactaacacacactaacacactaacacacctaACACACCTAACACAcctaacacttaacacacactaacacacctaacacacactaacacacaccaacacacctaCCACACTtaacacacttaacacacactaacacacttaacacacttaacacacactaacacacttaacacacacttaacacacacacaacacacactaacacacactaacacacacacacttaacacacactaacacacttaacacacaccaacacacactaacacacttaacacacacacacacacacacactaacacacactaacacacctaacacacttaacacacactaacacacactaacacacttaacacacacctaccacacttaacacacatgaacacacctaacacacttaacacacacctaacacacactaacacacactaacacacctaacatttacatttacatttgcagtatttagcagacacccgtgtccagagcgacgtataAAAGTCtccagcaatgaataaatctacactgtacactggattacacacttaatataaatcagactataactGTGTTgaggtttctttttctttttcaataaaGCAAACATGGAAAGTCTCATTTTACcgttttttacagttttgtgGTGCCGTTGGAGGATGTGTTTTATGGTCGACAGGCTTACAGCATTGATGTTGTTGAATATGTTGTCATTACTCAAGATATGCTCTCTTATCTCTCGAATCCTAACTGCATTGTTGGCCAAAACCATATTTATAATTGAGGTCTCTTGTACATCTGAAAACAAGTGTCCTCGTCCTCGTCCTCGATGATGTCTTAGCCTTTCCACTCAGTGTAGTAAATGAATGACTCAGAGTTACAAATGTTTATGCAATACTTTGCAGTCAGACgtattttacagtacattactGTAATGCTAAAATGGTCATAAAATGGCATACCTGTTCTCATGTCTGAAGGTTCAAATTATGGACACCACTGTAAATTGATTCAAGTTGGGCTGAACTCTCAGTTCAGCCTCTCTCTCGGTCAGACCATGGTTGTTTACATGATCATCAAGTGTTGCCCTAATCTCATCAGAGATGgctctccttccttctcttaTTTGCCCtcgtcctcttcttcctcttcctcttcctcttccccttccccttcctcttcctccttctcctcctcctcttgctCTCTGTTCATTGTTAGCATCCATTGTTCAAAACAGGTAATCTGATCTTTAACCTATTTATAGGCCTCTCTACACTACTGTAAAGTAAAGCAGTGATTGGTTGGTGATCAATTAAGCGATTAGTGTTTGcagatgtgtctgtgtgacATGGTGACTAAGTGTAGCATTTTGATTGGTTGTGTTTGGAAAGGGAAAGCAAGTCACTTCCTGATAGATCTTTGTGTTTTAGGTAGagaattgtgtgtagtgttttgaaaaaagtgttttatgcaTTTGAAAACTGAGTCTAAAGCTGAGAAAGAGCTTATGGTTTTAAAGATTTGGCATGTAGTTTTGCACTTTGAGTGAGAGGTTTCAAAAATCGtgtgacataaaaaaagattttgtgtgtAAGCAATTGGTAAAAACTGTAAGTGTTTCAGAAAGTGGAAGGTCTTCACCTGTCGCTTAAAGATAGACAGGGACTCCACTGTTCAGacaacacacacttaacacacactaacacacaccaacacacaccaactcacactaacacacaccaacacactctTAATCATATCTCCTTTTTCATCTGTACTGTGATGTAGAAATAAAAGTGTATGATAAATATTATTGAGTTATAAATGTTCTTGTTGTTTATGATTCATTTCACTGTTCAGCCTCTGAATCACAAATAAAATCTGTCACAAGgaattattttgtcatttttatctaaaatcactggggtttttattttaaggaTGAAATGCGGCTGTAGTAgtgaataacacacacacacacacacacacacacacacacacaaaatataacaggtcgtctcaaagagttattcattcatttcctcTGAAAGCACGTgagcaaagcatcacaaaatctctgtaggttatgtacaggaaacagaactgaGTAGTTCATCactcgactcttctagtccgagttGTTCTTTcctttatcacgtgactcccacaGACACTATGCagctgtatatgtatatatataaatgattggaGCTATAGGTAAAGTTggtgtgtatgtagacgtgttggggatCTGTGGTCTGTGTTTATTCTGTtcattctattttaattttaaaaagagaaT encodes:
- the LOC124393222 gene encoding solute carrier family 35 member F4 isoform X1, coding for MGLVSFTADSHITISGRSEEKTHKVMNKLSAKVSPCSTPSPAALHTTSTSEMDVKSEECVLMQDAGASDRPCRNPLRTMLRVVVGVVLGVVMATTWVWAAHSAKDMLTHFDAPFFIFWFCSIWNLLMFPLYYTGHYLSYTHRDTPTAHFRRCVRFLGDGEVTVRMMLRFSAPFSLLWCVSGFLYLRALSTISVTDCSSVMCCNSAFTFLLSWICLKERFLGVRVVAVILSITGIVMLAYSDGFYSDSITGVALGVGSASCSALYNVLYRKRVGTLDPAPASVVLCCVGLCALVLHSWVCVLLYVTHVEFWPPSQPMPWNTLCTTASLLLVFNVLVNMGGVCTTLSSSHSGSCSQFQPAQRWMCGCWRLRPSVTCG
- the LOC124393222 gene encoding solute carrier family 35 member F4 isoform X2, encoding MGLVSFTADSHITISGRSEEKTHKVMNKLSAKVSPCSTPSPAALHTTSTSEMDVKSEECVLMQDAGASDRPCRNPLRTMLRVVVGVVLGVVMATTWVWAAHSAKDMLTHFDAPFFIFWFCSIWNLLMFPLYYTGHYLSYTHRDTPTAHFRRCVRFLGDGEVTVRMMLRFSAPFSLLWCVSGFLYLRALSTISVTDCSSVMCCNSAFTFLLSWICLKERFLGVVAVILSITGIVMLAYSDGFYSDSITGVALGVGSASCSALYNVLYRKRVGTLDPAPASVVLCCVGLCALVLHSWVCVLLYVTHVEFWPPSQPMPWNTLCTTASLLLVFNVLVNMGGVCTTLSSSHSGSCSQFQPAQRWMCGCWRLRPSVTCG
- the LOC124393222 gene encoding solute carrier family 35 member F4 isoform X3, producing the protein MGLVSFTADSHITISGRSEEKTHKVMNKLSAKVSPCSTPSPAALHTTSTSEMDVKSEECVLMQDAGASDRPCRNPLRTMLRVVVGVVLGVVMATTIWNLLMFPLYYTGHYLSYTHRDTPTAHFRRCVRFLGDGEVTVRMMLRFSAPFSLLWCVSGFLYLRALSTISVTDCSSVMCCNSAFTFLLSWICLKERFLGVRVVAVILSITGIVMLAYSDGFYSDSITGVALGVGSASCSALYNVLYRKRVGTLDPAPASVVLCCVGLCALVLHSWVCVLLYVTHVEFWPPSQPMPWNTLCTTASLLLVFNVLVNMGGVCTTLSSSHSGSCSQFQPAQRWMCGCWRLRPSVTCG